From Bacillus pumilus, one genomic window encodes:
- the splB gene encoding spore photoproduct lyase, which yields MIKPFVPQLVYIEPRALEYPLGRELKEKFEGMGIEIRETTSHNQVRNIPGKNDLQKYRNAKSTLVVGVRKTLKFDTSKPSAEYAIPFATGCMGHCHYCYLQTTMGSKPYIRTYVNVEEILDQAEQYMNERAPEITRFEASCTSDIVGIDHLTHTLKAAIEYFGQTDLGKLRFVTKFHHVDHLLDAKHNGRTRFRFSINADYVIKYFEPGTSPLDQRIEAAVKVAKAGYPLGFIIAPIYIHEGWQEGYKVLFEKLDAALTEDVRHDITFEMIQHRFTKPAKRVIQKNYPKSKLELDEEKRRYKWGRYGIGKYIYQKDEEQELRQTLESYIDQYFPSAKIEYFT from the coding sequence ATTGAACCAAGGGCGTTAGAGTACCCGTTAGGACGAGAGCTGAAGGAAAAGTTCGAGGGTATGGGTATTGAAATAAGAGAAACGACTTCACATAACCAAGTAAGAAATATTCCGGGTAAAAATGACTTGCAAAAGTATCGTAATGCGAAATCAACGCTTGTCGTTGGTGTGAGGAAAACGTTGAAGTTTGATACGTCTAAACCATCTGCAGAGTATGCGATCCCATTTGCGACAGGATGTATGGGGCATTGCCATTATTGCTATCTGCAAACGACAATGGGAAGTAAGCCGTACATTCGAACATATGTGAATGTTGAAGAAATATTAGATCAGGCGGAGCAGTACATGAACGAGCGTGCGCCTGAAATCACGAGATTTGAAGCTTCTTGTACTTCAGATATTGTAGGAATTGACCATTTGACACATACACTAAAGGCAGCGATTGAATACTTCGGCCAGACTGATCTTGGTAAGCTTCGCTTTGTCACCAAATTTCATCATGTCGATCATTTACTTGATGCAAAGCATAATGGCCGAACAAGATTCCGCTTTAGTATCAATGCGGATTATGTCATTAAATATTTCGAACCCGGAACATCACCGTTAGATCAGCGGATTGAAGCAGCTGTCAAGGTCGCAAAAGCAGGCTATCCTCTTGGCTTTATTATTGCCCCAATTTACATTCACGAAGGCTGGCAGGAAGGATATAAAGTTCTTTTTGAAAAGCTCGATGCAGCCCTAACTGAAGATGTCAGGCACGATATCACCTTTGAAATGATTCAGCATCGTTTTACAAAACCAGCGAAGCGTGTGATCCAAAAAAACTATCCGAAATCAAAATTAGAATTGGATGAAGAAAAAAGAAGATACAAATGGGGTAGATATGGAATTGGGAAATATATCTACCAAAAAGATGAGGAACAAGAACTAAGACAGACGTTAGAATCATATATCGATCAGTACTTTCCGTCTGCAAAAATTGAATATTTTACTTAA